The Stomoxys calcitrans chromosome 3, idStoCalc2.1, whole genome shotgun sequence genome includes a region encoding these proteins:
- the LOC131995634 gene encoding histone H3-like, whose product MARTKQTARKSTGGKAPRKQLATKAARKSAPATGGVKKPHRFRPGTVALREIRRYQKSTELLIRKLPFQRLVREIAQDFKTDLRFQSSAVMALQEASEAYLVGLFEDTNLCAIHAKRVTIMPKDIQLARRIRG is encoded by the coding sequence atggctcgtactaagcaaactgcccgtaaatctactggtggcaaagcccctcgtaagcaattggctaccaaagctgctcgtaagagcgcaccagccaccggtggtgttaagaagccacatcgtttccgccctggtaccgttgctttgcgtgaaatccgtcgctaccagaagagtactgagttgttgatccgcaaattgcctttccaacgtttggttcgtgaaattgcccaagatttcaagactgacttgcgtttccagagctctgctgtcatggccttgcaagaagctagcgaagcctacttggtcggtctcttcgaagataccaacttgtgtgccatccatgccaagcgtgtcaccatcatgcccaaggatatccaattggccagacgtattcgtgga